In Archangium violaceum, the following are encoded in one genomic region:
- a CDS encoding helix-turn-helix domain-containing protein, translating to MTHALYRPRAPLDRLVDFFWVSNAHVAQAPRERVLPTGAQALVVHLGESPMRIYPDERTSEPAELSGAILCGARQSPLLIGTSHGSTVGVHFKPGGARPFFDVPADATAEQTVSLEALWGTSARSLRERLMEAPTPVDRVRLLEALLLERVRRSFDLGPALRASLRAFEEPTLTSVAEVNRRTGLSPKRLLALFRDEVGLSPKSFWRVRRFRAALRDLEQGALRGAALAYEHGYCDQAHFLREFRAIAGSSPREWLSARVAGTDHVSVYG from the coding sequence ATGACCCACGCGCTCTATCGCCCAAGGGCACCTCTGGATCGGCTCGTCGACTTCTTCTGGGTGTCCAACGCCCATGTCGCGCAGGCTCCGCGAGAGCGCGTGCTGCCGACGGGCGCGCAGGCGCTCGTCGTCCACCTCGGAGAGAGCCCGATGCGCATCTATCCCGATGAGCGAACGAGCGAGCCGGCCGAGCTCTCCGGGGCCATCTTGTGCGGCGCGCGGCAGAGCCCGCTGCTCATCGGCACCTCGCATGGCTCGACCGTCGGCGTCCACTTCAAGCCTGGCGGAGCACGCCCCTTCTTCGATGTCCCCGCCGACGCGACGGCGGAGCAGACCGTCTCGCTGGAAGCACTGTGGGGCACGTCAGCCCGTTCACTGCGTGAGCGACTCATGGAGGCACCCACGCCGGTCGATCGAGTGCGTCTCTTGGAGGCCCTGCTTCTCGAACGAGTCCGCCGCTCGTTCGACCTGGGCCCCGCGCTCCGCGCGTCTCTCCGCGCGTTCGAAGAACCCACCCTCACGTCGGTTGCGGAGGTCAATCGCCGGACGGGGCTTTCGCCGAAGCGCCTCCTGGCGCTTTTCCGCGACGAGGTCGGCTTGAGCCCCAAGTCCTTCTGGCGCGTCCGACGGTTTCGAGCAGCGTTGCGCGACCTGGAGCAAGGGGCCTTGCGGGGTGCGGCCCTGGCCTACGAGCACGGCTACTGCGACCAGGCCCATTTCCTTCGCGAGTTCCGCGCCATCGCGGGCTCGAGCCCGCGCGAGTGGCTCTCGGCGCGTGTCGCGGGCACCGACCACGTCTCGGTGTACGGGTAA
- a CDS encoding class I SAM-dependent methyltransferase, whose translation MKTNKHSTEFDWAATRGEKWRARLDGMERMLAPIDAPLIHALRLDGPVRIADVACGGGGTTLEILRRAPEGSIVDGFDISPGLIETARARIPPDERAISFTRVDVATTPPPGGPYERLTSRFGVMFFDDAPAAFRNLAGWLAPGGRFAFAVWGRPADNPWVTTVRDVVAGFVDVPPSDPDAPGPFRYGQADTLLKLLRQAGFGEVEVSEWREGLAIGGGLGAADAADFALAAFSIAEPLAKTDDVVRGNARRALTERFSRHLRDGVVRLDARVNLVTGQVCK comes from the coding sequence ATGAAGACGAACAAGCACTCCACAGAGTTCGACTGGGCCGCGACCCGAGGCGAGAAGTGGCGCGCCAGGCTCGACGGCATGGAAAGAATGCTCGCGCCCATCGACGCGCCGCTGATCCATGCGCTGCGTCTCGACGGGCCTGTTCGGATCGCCGACGTCGCATGTGGCGGCGGCGGAACGACGCTGGAGATCCTCCGTCGAGCGCCAGAGGGGAGCATCGTTGACGGGTTCGACATCTCGCCGGGGTTGATCGAGACGGCACGCGCTCGCATTCCACCCGATGAGCGCGCCATCTCCTTCACGAGAGTGGACGTGGCGACGACGCCACCGCCCGGGGGCCCCTACGAGCGGCTCACCTCACGTTTCGGAGTGATGTTCTTCGACGACGCACCCGCCGCCTTCCGCAACCTCGCGGGCTGGCTCGCGCCGGGTGGTCGCTTCGCCTTCGCGGTCTGGGGGCGACCCGCTGACAATCCGTGGGTGACGACGGTGCGCGATGTCGTTGCCGGGTTCGTCGACGTGCCACCGTCCGACCCCGACGCTCCAGGCCCGTTTCGCTACGGCCAGGCCGACACGCTATTGAAATTGCTTCGGCAGGCTGGTTTCGGCGAGGTGGAAGTGAGCGAGTGGCGCGAAGGGCTCGCGATCGGCGGTGGCCTCGGTGCGGCAGATGCAGCGGACTTCGCGCTCGCGGCCTTCTCGATCGCGGAGCCCTTGGCCAAGACGGACGACGTTGTGCGCGGCAACGCGCGTCGAGCCTTGACGGAACGCTTCTCGCGCCACCTGCGAGACGGAGTCGTTCGACTGGATGCGAGGGTCAACCTCGTGACGGGTCAGGTCTGCAAGTGA
- a CDS encoding DUF6310 domain-containing protein yields the protein MKLPELQREDRLARQCGYNFIVGVKSAAHKAVLFKLDRTLKVVVMDWC from the coding sequence GTGAAGTTGCCGGAATTACAACGCGAGGACAGGCTCGCCAGACAGTGTGGGTATAACTTCATCGTTGGCGTCAAAAGCGCCGCGCACAAAGCCGTGTTGTTTAAACTAGACCGCACCCTCAAAGTTGTCGTCATGGATTGGTGCTGA
- a CDS encoding DUF5953 family protein, whose product MAATQKSLHLTVYAPALVGDDGRPLAIVHGMERAVPGLRLGWTTSEKDDLIALPHRDEWVATDRTDNGFPFLCNDDENRVVTLTGWENARGLAADMTPHFEVHARLPHDEAGIAVAADALEAVAEGARAIWGHMDPDGVAETVAQQFRHPGDDPHVPPKGLPSLKLPWDIPAPEIPHFLGWLNYWSDAAARAIGFPDPTRDAELLARSRRTAMGGWVVRLTDAPLDLDNPAHLDALKRAYECFPEIGGRVVP is encoded by the coding sequence ATGGCAGCCACACAAAAATCTTTACACCTTACCGTCTACGCACCTGCGCTTGTGGGCGACGATGGGCGTCCTCTTGCCATCGTCCATGGAATGGAGCGCGCGGTTCCCGGCTTGCGGCTGGGGTGGACGACTTCTGAAAAGGACGACCTCATTGCATTGCCGCACCGTGATGAGTGGGTCGCGACAGACAGGACAGACAACGGGTTTCCGTTCCTCTGCAATGACGACGAGAATCGCGTCGTGACGCTTACCGGATGGGAGAACGCGAGAGGTCTTGCCGCGGACATGACGCCACACTTTGAAGTCCACGCGAGGCTGCCACACGACGAAGCAGGTATTGCGGTGGCAGCGGATGCGCTGGAAGCCGTAGCGGAGGGCGCTCGCGCGATCTGGGGACACATGGATCCGGATGGGGTGGCCGAGACAGTGGCGCAGCAGTTTCGCCACCCGGGGGATGATCCGCATGTCCCGCCTAAAGGGTTGCCCTCGCTCAAACTCCCATGGGACATCCCCGCGCCTGAGATTCCGCACTTCCTCGGGTGGCTCAACTACTGGTCGGATGCTGCCGCACGAGCCATCGGCTTTCCGGACCCGACGCGCGACGCGGAGCTGCTCGCGCGCTCACGGCGTACCGCGATGGGCGGGTGGGTTGTCAGGCTCACCGATGCGCCGCTCGACCTGGACAACCCCGCCCACCTGGACGCGCTCAAGCGGGCCTACGAGTGCTTCCCGGAGATCGGCGGGCGCGTAGTCCCTTGA